In Myxococcus stipitatus, the following are encoded in one genomic region:
- the hxsD gene encoding His-Xaa-Ser system protein HxsD, with amino-acid sequence MTTKDTETQPPFIFRDGVVQAVLDLRVYRLAAIQKSAYRFAERCTAVFGSPDTNQLPIRFVFALTITEKDALETMRLFFQELLDQELREQVGDETRALRALIVAQAFSRTGLIRQD; translated from the coding sequence ATGACGACGAAGGACACCGAGACCCAGCCGCCATTCATCTTCCGGGATGGAGTCGTTCAAGCTGTCCTCGACCTGCGCGTCTATCGACTCGCGGCGATACAGAAGTCCGCCTATCGCTTCGCGGAACGGTGCACCGCCGTGTTTGGCTCGCCTGACACGAACCAACTCCCCATCCGCTTCGTCTTTGCCCTCACCATCACCGAGAAGGATGCACTGGAGACAATGCGGTTGTTCTTCCAGGAGCTGCTGGACCAGGAGCTGCGGGAGCAAGTGGGCGACGAGACACGCGCCCTTCGCGCGCTGATTGTCGCCCAGGCATTCTCGCGCACCGGACTGATTCGTCAGGACTGA
- a CDS encoding PEGA domain-containing protein, which yields MNPKQPRLLSVGAAVMGLLGGAAPSGLLVPGIELQAAQPTWRRRDEEDSRDELLLVVPPTSGQILLAGHRSHSSHRSHYSGRGSRSRSYGGGYYVPASDPEPPPPPPKPASVFFVAYPGGRIFVDGKPAGLDVTVVMKLPAGKHTVRVENEFIGATTVEVNLVAGQTGNVTIEW from the coding sequence ATGAATCCGAAACAGCCCCGTCTGCTTTCTGTCGGCGCGGCGGTCATGGGCCTGCTCGGTGGCGCCGCGCCATCGGGCCTGCTCGTGCCCGGCATCGAACTCCAGGCCGCACAGCCCACGTGGAGGCGGCGCGACGAAGAGGATTCGCGAGATGAGCTGCTCCTCGTCGTCCCACCCACCAGCGGCCAGATTCTGCTCGCGGGTCACCGCTCCCATTCCTCACATCGCAGCCATTACTCCGGAAGAGGCAGCAGGAGCCGGAGCTACGGAGGTGGCTACTACGTCCCCGCCTCCGACCCGGAGCCCCCACCACCTCCTCCCAAGCCTGCCTCGGTGTTCTTCGTCGCATACCCCGGAGGCCGTATCTTCGTTGATGGAAAGCCCGCGGGCTTGGACGTGACAGTGGTCATGAAGTTGCCTGCGGGCAAACACACCGTCCGCGTCGAAAACGAGTTCATCGGCGCCACCACGGTCGAGGTGAACCTGGTCGCGGGCCAGACCGGCAACGTCACGATTGAATGGTGA
- the hxsB gene encoding His-Xaa-Ser system radical SAM maturase HxsB gives MFHDRTKYQSTRGYQLAPFRFSQLDDSRYVATNDVGEYVVLPRKELVDFISHSLPPDRPTYKSLKSRHFLFDEQSRVALEFLALKYRTRAEQLATFTGLHIFVVTLRCDHSCAYCQVSRQAEGRLEFDMSQEHADQALDFMFRSPSPSLKVEFQGGEPLLHFERIRYIVERAKALNQVHGRDLQFVIASNLSRLTDEVLDFCREHGVLLSTSLDGPEDLHNAQRPVRGGDSHQRTLDAIRRARRALGPDSISALMTTTQASLERVEDIIDEYVRQGFHGIFLRNLSPYGFAVRQRPSRQYDVEAWVEFYKRGLAHILRINEQGYPLQEEFTVILLQKLFSPRGSTYVDLQSPAGIGIGALVYNYDGAVYASDEGRMLAEMGDFSFRLGHLSRDSYESIMTSETLLAHLSDTMPEGVPMCGDCAFLPYCGADPIFHQATMKDSVGHKAFSTFCRKQMSVLRHLIRLIEDDARARDILMGWR, from the coding sequence ATGTTCCACGACCGCACCAAGTACCAGTCCACGAGGGGCTACCAGCTTGCTCCTTTCCGCTTCAGCCAACTGGATGACTCCCGCTATGTCGCGACGAACGACGTGGGCGAATACGTTGTGCTGCCCCGGAAAGAGCTGGTCGACTTCATCAGCCATTCGCTGCCACCAGACCGCCCGACCTACAAATCCCTTAAGTCGCGGCACTTCCTGTTCGACGAGCAGTCGCGTGTGGCGCTCGAGTTCCTTGCCCTGAAATACCGGACCCGCGCTGAGCAGCTCGCGACATTCACGGGGCTGCACATCTTCGTGGTCACCCTGCGCTGTGACCACTCCTGCGCGTACTGCCAAGTATCGAGGCAGGCGGAGGGACGCCTCGAGTTCGACATGTCGCAGGAACATGCCGACCAGGCGCTCGACTTCATGTTCCGCAGCCCCTCCCCATCCCTGAAGGTCGAGTTCCAGGGTGGCGAGCCACTGCTCCACTTCGAGCGCATCCGCTACATCGTCGAGCGAGCCAAGGCCCTGAACCAAGTGCACGGCCGCGACCTCCAGTTCGTCATCGCGAGCAACCTCTCCCGGCTCACCGATGAGGTGCTGGATTTCTGCCGGGAACATGGAGTGCTGCTCTCGACCTCCCTTGACGGGCCCGAGGACCTCCACAATGCCCAGCGCCCCGTTCGTGGCGGTGACAGCCATCAACGCACGCTCGACGCGATTCGACGGGCGAGGCGAGCGCTCGGGCCAGACTCCATCTCGGCCCTGATGACGACGACACAGGCGAGCCTGGAGCGGGTCGAGGACATCATCGACGAGTACGTGCGACAGGGCTTCCACGGCATCTTCTTGAGGAATCTCAGCCCGTATGGGTTCGCTGTCCGCCAGCGACCTTCGCGCCAGTACGACGTCGAGGCCTGGGTGGAGTTCTACAAGCGAGGGCTTGCGCACATCCTACGCATCAACGAACAGGGCTATCCGCTCCAGGAAGAGTTCACCGTCATCCTGTTGCAGAAGCTCTTCTCCCCGAGGGGCTCGACATATGTCGACCTCCAGTCGCCCGCGGGCATCGGAATCGGTGCGCTCGTCTACAACTATGACGGGGCAGTGTACGCTTCCGACGAGGGACGGATGCTCGCGGAGATGGGCGACTTCTCCTTCCGGCTCGGGCACCTTTCTCGTGACTCCTATGAGTCCATCATGACGTCCGAGACGCTCCTGGCCCACCTGAGCGACACGATGCCAGAAGGCGTGCCCATGTGCGGCGACTGTGCCTTCCTCCCTTATTGTGGGGCGGACCCGATCTTCCACCAGGCAACGATGAAGGACTCCGTCGGGCACAAGGCGTTCAGCACCTTCTGCAGGAAGCAGATGAGCGTGCTGCGGCACCTCATCCGGCTTATCGAGGATGATGCCCGCGCGCGCGACATCCTCATGGGGTGGCGCTGA
- the hxsC gene encoding His-Xaa-Ser system radical SAM maturase HxsC: MPALELAAAGLKPLSVCSFEPFIGRIREQPDDTSSAREREILLVRRPTQLLPPGFRGYLLLEEGLVSPGLEDVYVLPTSQHYLAEGDVVRIHPQRVSLATLYRRASPSNTFLVTERCDNNCLMCSQPPRKQDDSWLVDELMETLPLISPETREIGITGGEPSLLKGRLVELLERMKQHLPRTSVHILTNGRGFANPELARAVAKVRHPDLMLGVPLYSDLPEEHDYVVQAMGAYDETLRGILHLKRARVRVELRCVVHAQTYTRLPQLAEFITRNLLFVDHVALMGLELMGFARANLGLLWVDPLDYQDQLTAAVRTLSRAGLDTSIYNHQLCTLPTELHPFARKSISDWKNLYAEDCERCTRRVDCGGFFASGLAKRSRGIQPFVD, translated from the coding sequence ATGCCTGCCCTGGAACTCGCGGCGGCCGGTCTGAAACCTCTCTCGGTGTGCTCCTTCGAGCCGTTCATCGGCCGCATTCGAGAGCAGCCGGACGACACGTCCTCCGCTCGCGAACGCGAGATTCTCCTCGTCCGGCGGCCCACCCAGCTCCTGCCCCCAGGCTTCCGTGGGTACCTCCTGCTGGAAGAAGGGCTCGTGAGTCCAGGCCTGGAGGATGTCTACGTCCTGCCCACGAGCCAGCACTATCTCGCGGAAGGAGACGTGGTTCGCATTCACCCCCAGCGAGTATCCCTGGCGACGCTGTACCGCCGTGCCTCGCCATCGAACACATTCCTGGTGACGGAACGCTGCGACAACAACTGCCTGATGTGCTCCCAGCCTCCCCGCAAACAGGATGACTCCTGGCTCGTGGACGAACTGATGGAGACGCTCCCGCTCATCTCCCCGGAGACCCGCGAGATTGGAATCACCGGCGGTGAGCCGAGCCTGCTCAAGGGCCGCCTCGTCGAGTTGCTGGAGCGGATGAAGCAGCATCTGCCGCGGACGTCCGTCCATATCCTGACCAACGGGCGCGGCTTCGCGAACCCCGAGTTGGCACGCGCGGTGGCGAAGGTCCGGCATCCCGACCTCATGCTCGGCGTGCCGCTCTACTCAGACTTGCCCGAAGAGCATGACTACGTCGTGCAGGCCATGGGCGCTTATGACGAAACTCTCCGGGGCATCCTCCACCTCAAACGCGCACGAGTGCGCGTAGAGCTGCGATGCGTGGTCCATGCACAGACGTACACCCGCCTGCCACAGCTCGCGGAGTTCATCACGCGCAACCTGCTGTTCGTCGATCATGTCGCGCTGATGGGGTTGGAGTTGATGGGATTTGCCCGCGCGAACCTCGGCCTGCTGTGGGTCGACCCGCTCGACTACCAGGACCAGCTCACCGCCGCGGTCCGAACGCTGAGCCGCGCGGGGCTCGACACATCCATCTACAATCACCAACTCTGCACCCTTCCCACCGAGCTGCATCCCTTCGCGCGCAAAAGCATCTCCGACTGGAAGAATCTCTATGCCGAGGACTGCGAGCGCTGCACCCGGCGTGTGGACTGCGGCGGGTTCTTCGCCTCGGGACTGGCGAAGCGAAGCCGGGGCATCCAGCCCTTCGTGGACTGA